One genomic window of Antricoccus suffuscus includes the following:
- a CDS encoding inositol monophosphatase family protein: protein MTARPDPAAMRDLAVDLGVRAGRLIREGRAEGIRDVQTKTSDVDVVTAMDKACESFLIEELRVARPGDGVYGEEHGERASETGVRWIIDPIDGTVNYLYGIPDYAVSIACEIDGAVVAGAVVRPHSRAVYHAYAGGGAYRDNVPLHGSTPASLAASLVATGFGYLAARREQQGALVAKVLGSVRDIRRIGSAALDICYAAEGRLDAYYEWGLHAWDFAAATLIAAEAGLTVRSPAHEAGLLVVGAPAVADDLARLLHAHIDPSWGVPD from the coding sequence ATGACTGCCCGACCTGACCCTGCCGCTATGCGTGATCTCGCCGTCGACCTAGGCGTCCGCGCCGGGCGATTGATCCGCGAGGGGCGCGCGGAGGGCATCCGCGACGTGCAGACCAAGACGAGCGACGTCGATGTGGTCACGGCGATGGACAAGGCGTGCGAGTCCTTCCTCATCGAGGAACTGCGCGTGGCCCGCCCGGGCGATGGCGTGTACGGCGAAGAGCACGGCGAACGTGCCAGCGAGACCGGGGTGCGATGGATCATCGACCCGATCGACGGGACGGTCAACTACCTCTACGGCATCCCCGACTATGCGGTCTCGATCGCGTGCGAGATCGACGGTGCCGTCGTAGCCGGAGCAGTCGTGCGCCCACACTCCCGCGCGGTCTATCACGCGTACGCCGGCGGCGGTGCCTACCGCGACAACGTGCCGCTACACGGGTCCACGCCGGCGTCACTCGCCGCCAGTCTGGTGGCGACCGGATTCGGATACCTAGCCGCGCGTAGAGAGCAGCAAGGCGCCCTCGTGGCCAAGGTGCTGGGCTCGGTCCGCGATATCCGGCGGATTGGATCGGCCGCACTTGACATCTGTTACGCCGCCGAGGGCCGGCTAGATGCGTATTACGAGTGGGGTTTGCACGCGTGGGACTTCGCTGCTGCGACGCTCATCGCCGCAGAGGCCGGTTTGACGGTGCGGTCTCCGGCCCATGAAGCCGGGCTGCTGGTCGTCGGGGCGCCGGCAGTCGCCGACGATCTCGCGCGGCTGCTGCACGCGCACATCGATCCGTCTTGGGGCGTCCCTGACTGA
- a CDS encoding RNA polymerase sigma factor, with protein MPRTSPRNGDIVVSHIPSSQSAHVDTDPQPESIDGQVSAAATKKATATATVAPAKKAPAAKKAPAKKAPAVKAVPSKKAAATKQSATAAAKPTKTTAKKAAKQAAASADVAADVEIVGESEEADETEGAATDAADDEDEDEKEESEALRQARKDAELTASADSVRAYLKQIGKVALLNAEEEVDLAKRIEAGLYGVERMRIIEEKKEKLTTQQRRDYNWIVRDGERAKNHLLEANLRLVVSLAKRYTGRGMAFLDLIQEGNLGLIRAVEKFDYTKGYKFSTYATWWIRQAITRAMADQARTIRIPVHMVEVINKLGRIQRELLQDLGREPTPEELAKEMDITPEKVLEIQQYAREPISLDQTIGDEGDSQLGDFIEDSEAVVAVDAVSFTLLQDQLQSVLQTLSEREAGVVRLRFGLTDGQPRTLDEIGQVYGVTRERIRQIESKTMSKLRHPSRSQVLRDYLD; from the coding sequence GTGCCTCGAACATCGCCACGCAACGGCGACATCGTCGTGTCACACATTCCGTCTAGTCAGTCGGCACATGTCGATACCGACCCCCAGCCCGAGTCGATCGACGGACAGGTGAGCGCCGCCGCCACGAAGAAGGCCACTGCCACTGCCACCGTCGCCCCTGCGAAGAAGGCTCCAGCCGCGAAGAAGGCTCCGGCTAAGAAGGCTCCAGCTGTCAAGGCCGTCCCTTCGAAGAAGGCGGCCGCGACCAAGCAGTCGGCCACTGCGGCGGCCAAACCTACGAAGACCACCGCGAAGAAGGCGGCTAAGCAGGCCGCCGCGTCCGCGGACGTCGCAGCTGACGTCGAGATCGTCGGCGAGAGCGAAGAAGCCGACGAGACCGAGGGCGCCGCTACGGATGCGGCCGACGACGAAGACGAAGACGAGAAGGAAGAGTCAGAAGCCCTGCGCCAAGCGCGCAAGGACGCCGAGCTGACTGCTTCCGCTGACTCTGTCCGCGCCTACCTCAAGCAGATCGGCAAGGTCGCCCTCCTCAACGCAGAGGAAGAGGTTGACCTCGCCAAGCGAATCGAGGCGGGCCTTTACGGTGTTGAGCGCATGCGCATCATCGAAGAGAAGAAGGAAAAGCTCACCACTCAGCAGCGTCGCGACTACAACTGGATCGTGCGCGACGGCGAACGAGCCAAAAACCATCTCCTCGAAGCCAACCTTCGCCTCGTCGTCTCGTTGGCCAAGCGTTACACGGGCCGCGGCATGGCATTTCTCGACCTGATCCAGGAAGGTAACCTGGGCCTCATCCGTGCCGTCGAGAAGTTCGACTACACCAAAGGGTACAAGTTCTCGACGTACGCCACCTGGTGGATTCGTCAGGCGATTACCCGCGCGATGGCGGATCAAGCACGCACGATTCGTATCCCAGTCCATATGGTCGAAGTCATCAACAAGCTCGGCCGCATCCAGCGCGAACTCCTGCAGGATCTCGGCCGCGAGCCGACACCCGAAGAACTCGCCAAGGAAATGGACATCACGCCCGAGAAGGTGCTGGAGATCCAGCAGTACGCGCGTGAGCCGATCAGCCTGGACCAGACCATCGGCGACGAGGGCGATAGCCAACTCGGCGACTTCATTGAAGACTCCGAGGCCGTCGTCGCGGTCGACGCAGTGTCATTCACGTTGCTGCAGGATCAACTGCAGTCGGTGTTGCAGACACTGTCCGAGCGCGAAGCCGGCGTTGTTCGGCTACGGTTTGGCCTCACCGATGGCCAGCCGCGCACGCTCGACGAGATCGGTCAGGTCTACGGGGTGACTCGCGAACGAATCCGGCAGATCGAGTCCAAGACGATGAGCAAGCTGCGTCATCCGTCCCGCTCCCAGGTCTTGCGCGACTACCTCGACTAG
- the ppgK gene encoding polyphosphate--glucose phosphotransferase gives MSATTEGFGIDIGGTGIKGARVDLTTGELLSERNRMPTPSPSTAEAVAEVVAKIVNDNGYTGEVGITFPAVIQNGVAHTAANVDKSWVDADVRKIMSKQLPGGAEIINDADAAGIAEVRFGAGKDQRGTVLLLTFGTGIGSALFTDGHLVPNTEFGHIELDGKDAEKYAAASVKDEEDLSYKHWAKRVSKYLRTLEKGLWPDLIIAGGGVSKKAEKWIPHLECRTPVVPAKLLNNAGIVGAALAAYENRGE, from the coding sequence ATGAGTGCAACGACCGAAGGATTCGGGATCGATATCGGCGGTACCGGCATCAAGGGTGCACGCGTTGACCTCACTACCGGCGAACTACTCAGCGAACGGAACCGAATGCCGACGCCGTCGCCGTCAACGGCCGAAGCCGTCGCGGAGGTCGTCGCCAAGATCGTCAACGACAATGGATACACCGGCGAGGTAGGCATCACCTTCCCCGCGGTCATCCAAAACGGCGTGGCACATACCGCCGCCAACGTCGACAAGTCATGGGTCGACGCCGACGTACGCAAGATCATGAGCAAGCAGCTACCAGGCGGCGCGGAGATCATCAACGACGCCGACGCGGCCGGGATCGCCGAGGTCCGCTTTGGCGCCGGCAAGGATCAACGAGGAACGGTCCTGCTACTGACTTTCGGCACCGGAATCGGCAGCGCACTATTCACAGACGGACATCTTGTGCCCAATACCGAGTTCGGCCACATCGAACTAGACGGCAAAGACGCGGAGAAGTACGCCGCGGCATCGGTCAAAGACGAAGAAGACCTCAGCTACAAACACTGGGCGAAGCGGGTTAGCAAGTATCTTCGTACGCTGGAGAAGGGACTCTGGCCGGACCTGATCATCGCCGGTGGCGGCGTGAGCAAGAAGGCCGAGAAATGGATCCCGCATCTGGAGTGCCGCACGCCCGTCGTGCCCGCCAAGTTACTTAACAATGCGGGCATCGTCGGTGCCGCGCTGGCGGCGTATGAGAACCGCGGCGAGTGA
- a CDS encoding DUF4193 domain-containing protein, with amino-acid sequence MATDYDAPRRNEVDDLAEDSLEELKARRAETQSSKIDVDDADLEPTELPGADLSNEELTVQVVPKQSDEFTCSNCFLVHHRSRLARESKGQLICRDCAA; translated from the coding sequence ATGGCTACCGATTACGACGCGCCGCGGCGCAACGAGGTTGACGACCTCGCCGAAGACTCCCTCGAGGAGCTCAAGGCGCGCCGCGCGGAGACCCAGTCGTCAAAGATCGACGTTGACGATGCCGATCTCGAACCCACCGAACTGCCCGGTGCGGACCTGTCCAACGAAGAGCTCACGGTGCAGGTTGTGCCGAAGCAGTCCGACGAGTTCACCTGCTCCAACTGCTTCCTCGTCCATCACCGCAGCAGGCTGGCACGCGAAAGCAAGGGTCAGTTGATCTGCCGCGACTGCGCGGCTTAG
- a CDS encoding LytR C-terminal domain-containing protein gives MSLEQQRQVRRPGGRRPVPPLIFLLILAILALAVWWKVIRKDEASQVNKAAGCTKTASSQVIAELSNMAAIKVHVLNGANQQGLAAAIQADLTGRGFSVLDIANYSGDTPITSAGEIRYGPKGEFAARVLQHQTVDFELITAPTVKDDTVTLIAGQGYKGLVTPEKAAPLVKKEIETEGKVKAGCTREELKTS, from the coding sequence GTGAGCCTGGAGCAGCAACGCCAAGTACGCCGTCCGGGCGGACGTCGGCCGGTCCCCCCGCTCATCTTCCTGCTGATACTTGCGATTCTCGCGCTCGCCGTCTGGTGGAAGGTCATCCGGAAAGATGAGGCATCTCAGGTCAACAAGGCCGCCGGGTGCACTAAGACCGCAAGCAGCCAGGTCATCGCCGAGTTGAGCAATATGGCCGCGATCAAGGTGCACGTGCTCAATGGGGCCAACCAGCAGGGTCTCGCGGCAGCGATCCAGGCCGATCTCACCGGTCGCGGTTTCAGCGTCCTCGACATCGCGAACTATTCCGGTGATACGCCGATTACTAGCGCGGGCGAGATTCGCTATGGCCCGAAGGGCGAGTTCGCCGCACGGGTCCTGCAACATCAGACGGTCGACTTCGAGCTGATCACGGCTCCAACGGTCAAGGACGACACCGTCACGTTGATCGCCGGTCAGGGATACAAAGGTCTCGTCACCCCTGAGAAGGCCGCCCCTCTGGTGAAGAAAGAGATCGAGACCGAGGGCAAGGTCAAGGCGGGCTGCACCCGCGAGGAGCTGAAGACCAGCTAG